Proteins encoded in a region of the Populus nigra chromosome 3, ddPopNigr1.1, whole genome shotgun sequence genome:
- the LOC133688859 gene encoding pathogen-associated molecular patterns-induced protein A70-like — protein MAISIFAFVTSWLTPGSLFLFLNIMIVTIVLASRYGTHNKPVHEDQHLARAPSLLQRVTSIDYFSFYNFPPAQEPGNTTQEHDPPQLERAPSLLQRVKSIDYFSFYKFPPAQEPENTTQEHDPPQLERAPSLLERVKSINFSSLYYSSGPEETTQRPPAQTRSDADPGMCHDHDHHVKRIQSEHMVKATKRQVKMKKSASEKAVSLNLAEEVEREKVERRRPSTTRASEKTVVIGDEEVDAKADEEVDAKADDFINRFKQQLKLQRLESLLRYKEMLKGKQKI, from the coding sequence ATGGCAATCTCGATCTTTGCTTTCGTGACCAGCTGGTTAACACCGGGTTCACTCTTCCTCTTCCTGAATATTATGATTGTCACCATTGTTCTTGCTTCCCGTTATGGTACTCACAATAAACCAGTACACGAAGACCAGCACCTCGCTCGAGCTCCTTCTCTTTTACAACGAGTCACGTCCATCGACTACTTCTCCTTCTACAATTTCCCACCTGCCCAGGAACCTGGAAACACTACCCAGGAACATGATCCTCCCCAGCTCGAAAGAGCCCCTTCTCTTTTACAACGGGTCAAGTCCATCGACTACTTCTCCTTCTACAAATTCCCACCTGCCCAGGAACCCGAAAACACTACCCAGGAACATGATCCTCCCCAGCTCGAAAGAGCCCCTTCACTTTTAGAACGGGTCAAGTCCATCAACTTCTCTTCTTTATACTACAGTTCGGGACCGGAAGAAACAACCCAACGTCCCCCAGCTCAAACCAGGTCGGATGCAGATCCGGGTATGTGTCATGATCATGATCATCATGTGAAGAGGATCCAGTCGGAGCACATGGTGAAAGCTACGAAGAGGCAGGTGAAAATGAAGAAGTCGGCAAGCGAAAAGGCGGTGAGCTTGAATTTAGCGGAGGAGGTGGAGAGGGAGAAGGTTGAAAGAAGAAGGCCTTCAACGACAAGGGCTTCAGAGAAAACAGTGGTGATTGGAGATGAAGAGGTTGATGCTAAAGCTGATGAAGAGGTTGATGCTAAAGCTGATGATTTTATCAACAGGTTCAAGCAACAGTTGAAGTTGCAGAGGCTGGAATCTCTCCTGCGTTATAAGGAGATGCTCAAAGGaaagcaaaaaatataa